One window of the Bradyrhizobium sp. NP1 genome contains the following:
- the hemB gene encoding porphobilinogen synthase, whose protein sequence is MAIKFGRPIEMRDTPRREAALSSTPALDLVIRPRRNRKAEWARRLVRENVLTTDDLIWPLFLVDGQNARTPVVSMPGVERLSVDQAVRDAERAAKLDIPCIALFPYTEAALRDERGSEALNPNNLVCQAVRAIKQEFPDIGLLCDVALDPFTSHGHDGLIEDGRILNDETVAVLVRQALVQAEAGCDIIAPSDMMDGRVGAIREALDDEGFVDVQIMAYAAKYASAFYGPFRDAIGSAKTLTGDKRTYQMDSANSDEALREVELDIAEGADMVMVKPGLPYLDIIRRVKDTFAMPTFAYQVSGEYAMIAAAAGNGWIDGERAMLESLVAFKRAGADGILTYFAAEVAAKLKAHA, encoded by the coding sequence ATGGCGATCAAGTTCGGCCGCCCGATCGAGATGCGTGACACGCCGCGGCGCGAGGCCGCCCTCTCCTCTACGCCCGCCCTCGACCTCGTGATCCGCCCGCGCCGCAACCGCAAGGCGGAATGGGCGCGGCGGCTGGTGCGGGAGAACGTGCTCACCACCGACGACCTGATCTGGCCGCTGTTCCTGGTCGACGGCCAGAACGCCCGCACGCCGGTCGTCTCGATGCCCGGCGTCGAGCGCCTCTCGGTCGACCAGGCGGTGCGCGACGCCGAGCGCGCCGCGAAGCTCGACATCCCCTGCATCGCGCTGTTCCCCTATACCGAAGCCGCGCTGCGCGACGAGCGCGGCTCGGAGGCGCTCAACCCCAACAACCTCGTGTGCCAGGCCGTGCGCGCCATCAAGCAGGAGTTTCCCGATATCGGCCTGCTCTGCGACGTCGCGCTCGATCCGTTCACGAGCCACGGCCATGACGGCTTGATCGAGGACGGCAGGATCCTCAACGACGAGACCGTCGCGGTGCTGGTCAGGCAGGCGCTGGTGCAGGCGGAGGCGGGATGCGACATCATCGCGCCCTCGGACATGATGGACGGCCGCGTCGGCGCCATCCGCGAGGCACTCGACGACGAGGGGTTTGTCGACGTGCAGATCATGGCCTATGCGGCGAAATATGCCTCCGCCTTCTACGGCCCGTTCCGCGACGCCATCGGCTCGGCCAAGACGCTAACCGGCGACAAGCGCACCTACCAGATGGACAGCGCCAATTCCGATGAGGCGCTGCGCGAGGTCGAACTCGACATCGCCGAAGGCGCCGACATGGTGATGGTCAAGCCGGGCCTGCCCTATCTCGACATCATCCGCCGCGTGAAGGACACGTTCGCGATGCCGACCTTCGCCTACCAGGTGTCCGGCGAATACGCGATGATCGCGGCCGCCGCCGGCAACGGCTGGATCGACGGCGAACGAGCGATGCTGGAAAGCCTCGTCGCCTTCAAGCGGGCCGGCGCCGACGGGATCCTGACCTATTTTGCCGCTGAGGTCGCCGCGAAGCTGAAAGCGCACGCCTGA
- a CDS encoding DUF6163 family protein, translated as MSELHGRDPRDGAMSVEAISSDRVESDDNVWTRRLVLFLRVMAVVSILKGLYHWAQVTGFVGGEEEAFENQAMAWQAATVYFAVIELVAAVGLWLATPWGAVVWLTTVVSMAVIELMFPGIYGGSLLVVGFEAIMLAAYLALAWMAARERPP; from the coding sequence ATGTCTGAGCTTCACGGCCGCGATCCGCGCGACGGCGCGATGTCGGTGGAGGCGATTTCGTCCGACCGCGTCGAAAGCGACGACAATGTCTGGACGCGACGGCTCGTGCTGTTTCTGCGCGTGATGGCGGTCGTCTCGATCCTCAAGGGCCTCTATCACTGGGCGCAGGTGACGGGTTTCGTCGGCGGCGAGGAGGAGGCGTTCGAGAACCAGGCGATGGCCTGGCAGGCGGCGACCGTCTATTTCGCCGTCATCGAACTCGTCGCCGCCGTGGGCCTGTGGCTCGCGACGCCCTGGGGCGCGGTGGTGTGGCTGACGACCGTGGTGTCGATGGCGGTGATCGAGCTGATGTTCCCTGGAATCTATGGCGGCAGCCTGCTCGTGGTGGGGTTCGAAGCGATCATGCTCGCGGCCTATCTTGCGCTCGCCTGGATGGCCGCGCGCGAACGCCCGCCATAG
- a CDS encoding MarR family winged helix-turn-helix transcriptional regulator yields MMKAVATAVETAERVPGQSPVQSLYLEALTLVERLHRRLLDVIKDEFDRRGRADINSVQALLLYNIGDKELTAGELRTRGYYLGSNVSYNLKKLVELGFLDHQRSRVDRRSVRIRLTPQGQEIRRIVDALYQKHVKTVEQVGGISNEEFATLNKSLHRLERFWTDQILYRL; encoded by the coding sequence ATGATGAAAGCCGTTGCGACGGCGGTGGAGACCGCTGAGCGTGTACCCGGCCAGTCGCCGGTCCAGTCGCTCTATCTCGAAGCCCTGACGCTGGTGGAACGGCTGCATCGCCGTCTGCTCGACGTCATCAAGGATGAATTCGATCGCCGTGGTCGCGCCGACATCAATTCGGTGCAGGCGCTGCTGCTCTACAACATCGGCGACAAGGAGCTGACCGCGGGCGAGCTGCGCACGCGCGGTTATTATCTCGGCTCCAACGTTTCCTACAACCTGAAGAAGCTCGTCGAGCTCGGCTTCCTCGATCATCAGCGCTCGCGCGTCGATCGTCGTTCGGTGCGCATCCGCCTGACCCCGCAGGGCCAGGAGATCCGCCGCATCGTCGACGCGCTCTACCAGAAGCACGTCAAGACGGTGGAGCAGGTCGGCGGCATCTCGAACGAGGAGTTCGCGACGCTGAACAAGTCGCTGCATCGGCTCGAGCGCTTCTGGACCGACCAGATCCTGTATCGGCTCTGA
- a CDS encoding methyl-accepting chemotaxis protein: protein MRIATITKMSLGATVVLSVLTGICLWREQIHIDAERTALTRQAEFKQLGLDLASASDYLTDEARRYTVTAQKKHFDNYWREVKETKSRDRVVARLNALGASAEELALIDQAKASSDTLIKLEEGAMKAVADGNLDRARGYMYGNDYDAGKAKITALLTAFQEKMNHRTEAEVADARGAAATMMTLVDIMLALTVVSFISILYFVFDRRTVKPIVEMQGVVSRLAAGDYTTEVPHRERQDEIGDMARAVVVFRENGLANERMQAERAEAQTERERRQERVDQLIRTFDSKVSGVLNQLAGAATEMQATAQSMSTIAEQTAQRAQIVSAATMEASTNVQTVASAGEELSSSIQEIGRQVAQSSEITRRAVATAGNTDNQVQGLVKAVDRIGDVVRLINDIAGQTNLLALNATIEAARAGEAGKGFAVVASEVKNLATQTAKATEEVTGQIQAIQSATRDSVVSIQEITTTIHQISEIVGSIGAAVEEQGAATREIALNVQRAANGTQEVAKNVTGVNEAANETGGAASQVLTAASALTHEADGLRGDVQAFLEEIRAA, encoded by the coding sequence ATGCGCATCGCAACCATCACGAAAATGTCGCTTGGCGCGACGGTGGTTCTATCCGTTCTCACCGGCATCTGCCTTTGGCGGGAGCAAATCCATATCGACGCGGAGCGCACCGCTCTCACCCGGCAAGCCGAGTTCAAGCAGCTCGGCCTCGATCTCGCCAGCGCCTCCGACTATCTGACCGATGAAGCGCGCCGCTACACCGTCACCGCCCAGAAGAAGCACTTCGACAATTACTGGCGCGAGGTGAAGGAGACCAAGAGCCGCGACAGGGTGGTGGCACGGCTGAACGCGCTGGGCGCGTCCGCCGAGGAGCTCGCCCTGATCGATCAGGCCAAGGCCAGCTCCGACACGCTGATCAAACTCGAGGAAGGCGCCATGAAGGCGGTCGCCGATGGCAATCTCGACCGCGCCCGCGGCTACATGTACGGCAACGACTACGACGCCGGCAAGGCCAAGATCACCGCTCTGCTCACCGCCTTCCAGGAGAAGATGAACCATCGCACCGAGGCGGAAGTCGCCGACGCGCGCGGCGCCGCCGCAACGATGATGACCCTGGTCGACATCATGCTCGCGCTGACAGTCGTCAGCTTCATTTCCATCCTGTATTTCGTGTTCGACCGCCGCACCGTGAAGCCGATCGTGGAGATGCAAGGCGTGGTTTCGCGGCTCGCGGCTGGCGATTACACCACCGAGGTGCCGCATCGCGAGCGTCAGGACGAAATCGGCGACATGGCGCGCGCCGTCGTGGTCTTCAGGGAGAACGGCCTCGCCAACGAGCGGATGCAGGCCGAGCGCGCCGAGGCGCAGACCGAGCGCGAGCGGCGGCAGGAGCGCGTCGATCAGCTCATCCGCACCTTCGACAGCAAGGTCTCCGGCGTGCTCAACCAGCTCGCGGGCGCCGCGACCGAGATGCAGGCGACCGCGCAATCGATGTCGACGATCGCCGAGCAGACCGCGCAGCGCGCACAGATCGTGTCGGCGGCGACCATGGAAGCATCGACCAATGTGCAAACGGTGGCTTCCGCCGGCGAGGAGCTCTCGTCGTCGATCCAGGAGATCGGCCGGCAGGTGGCACAATCCAGCGAGATCACCCGGCGCGCGGTCGCGACCGCCGGCAACACCGACAACCAGGTTCAGGGCCTGGTGAAAGCGGTCGACCGCATCGGGGACGTGGTGCGGCTGATCAACGACATTGCCGGCCAGACCAACCTGCTGGCGCTCAATGCGACGATCGAAGCCGCGCGCGCGGGCGAAGCCGGCAAGGGCTTTGCGGTCGTTGCCTCGGAAGTGAAGAATCTCGCCACCCAGACCGCCAAGGCGACCGAGGAGGTCACTGGCCAGATCCAGGCGATCCAGAGCGCCACGCGGGATTCCGTCGTCTCGATCCAGGAGATCACGACGACGATCCACCAGATCAGCGAGATCGTCGGCAGCATCGGTGCCGCCGTCGAGGAACAGGGGGCGGCAACCCGCGAAATCGCGCTCAACGTGCAGCGTGCCGCCAATGGCACCCAGGAGGTCGCCAAGAACGTCACGGGCGTCAACGAGGCGGCCAACGAGACCGGCGGCGCAGCCTCCCAGGTTCTGACCGCCGCCAGCGCCCTAACCCATGAGGCCGACGGCCTGCGCGGCGACGTCCAGGCCTTCCTCGAGGAAATCCGGGCGGCCTGA
- the glyA gene encoding serine hydroxymethyltransferase, translated as MNPPSSSANPASAKTASAPDQFFTATLAEADPEIAAAIKGELGRQRHEIELIASENIVSRAVLEAQGSVMTNKYAEGYPGARYYGGCEWVDVAETLAIERAKKLFGAGFANVQPNSGSQMNQAVFLALLQPGDTFMGLDLAAGGHLTHGSPVNISGKWFKAAHYTVRREDQIIDMDAVAKQAEEARPKLIIAGGSAYSRPWDFKRFREIADSVGAYFMVDMAHFAGLVAGGAHASPVPYAHVTTTTTHKSLRGPRGGLMLWNDETLTKKFNSAIFPGLQGGPLMHVIAAKAVAFGEALRPDFKIYAKNVVENARALAESLRAHGLDIVSGGTDNHLMLVDLRPKGLKGNVSEKALVRAGITCNKNGIPFDPEKPFVTSGLRLGTPAATTRGFGVAEFKQVGSMIAEVLNAIAQSQDGTAPLVESAMKERVRALTDRFPIYQ; from the coding sequence ATGAATCCTCCGTCTTCTAGCGCCAATCCCGCCTCCGCCAAGACCGCCTCCGCGCCCGATCAGTTCTTCACCGCGACGCTCGCCGAGGCCGATCCGGAGATCGCTGCCGCGATCAAGGGCGAGCTTGGCCGCCAGCGCCATGAGATCGAGCTGATCGCGTCCGAAAACATCGTCAGCCGTGCGGTCCTGGAAGCGCAGGGCTCGGTGATGACCAACAAGTATGCCGAGGGCTATCCCGGCGCGCGCTACTATGGCGGCTGCGAATGGGTCGACGTCGCCGAGACGCTCGCCATCGAGCGCGCCAAGAAGCTGTTCGGGGCGGGCTTTGCCAACGTGCAACCCAACTCCGGCAGCCAGATGAACCAGGCGGTGTTCCTGGCGCTGCTGCAGCCCGGCGACACCTTCATGGGTCTCGATCTGGCCGCCGGCGGCCATCTCACCCACGGCTCGCCGGTCAACATTTCCGGCAAATGGTTCAAGGCCGCGCACTACACGGTGCGCCGCGAGGACCAGATCATCGACATGGACGCGGTGGCGAAGCAGGCCGAAGAGGCGAGGCCGAAGCTGATCATCGCCGGCGGCAGCGCCTATTCGCGTCCCTGGGACTTCAAGCGTTTCCGCGAAATCGCAGACAGCGTCGGCGCCTATTTCATGGTCGACATGGCGCATTTCGCCGGCCTCGTCGCCGGCGGCGCGCATGCCTCGCCCGTGCCCTACGCCCACGTCACGACCACGACGACGCACAAGTCGCTGCGCGGCCCGCGCGGCGGGTTGATGCTGTGGAACGACGAGACGTTGACGAAAAAATTCAACTCCGCGATCTTCCCGGGACTGCAGGGCGGGCCGCTGATGCATGTGATCGCGGCGAAGGCGGTCGCCTTCGGCGAGGCGCTGCGGCCGGACTTCAAGATCTACGCGAAGAACGTGGTCGAGAACGCCAGGGCGCTGGCGGAAAGCCTGCGCGCCCACGGGCTCGACATCGTCTCCGGCGGCACCGACAACCATTTGATGCTGGTGGACCTGCGGCCCAAGGGGCTGAAGGGCAACGTCTCGGAGAAGGCGCTGGTGCGTGCCGGCATCACCTGTAACAAGAACGGCATTCCGTTCGACCCCGAAAAGCCATTCGTGACCTCGGGCCTGCGCCTGGGCACGCCGGCGGCGACCACCCGCGGCTTCGGCGTCGCCGAGTTCAAGCAGGTAGGCTCCATGATCGCGGAAGTGCTCAACGCCATTGCTCAGTCGCAGGACGGCACCGCACCGCTGGTGGAGAGCGCGATGAAGGAGCGGGTGAGGGCGCTGACCGACCGTTTCCCGATCTATCAGTAG
- the nrdR gene encoding transcriptional regulator NrdR, translated as MRCPSCNSLDTQVKDSRPTEDSSVIRRRRVCVTCNFRFTTFERVQLRELTVIKRNGRRVPFDRDKLVRSVQISLRKRPVEPERVEKMVSAIVRELESAGEAEISSETIGEIVMEHLRTLDDVAYVRFASVYRNFREAKDFETVLGELSGEDEARLAALRK; from the coding sequence ATGCGCTGCCCGAGCTGCAACAGCCTCGATACTCAGGTGAAGGACTCCCGTCCGACCGAGGATTCCTCCGTGATCCGTCGGCGGCGGGTGTGCGTCACCTGCAACTTCCGCTTCACCACCTTCGAGCGTGTGCAGCTTCGCGAACTGACCGTCATCAAGCGCAACGGCCGTCGCGTGCCGTTCGATCGCGACAAGCTGGTGCGCTCGGTGCAGATCTCGCTGCGCAAGCGGCCGGTCGAACCGGAGCGGGTCGAGAAGATGGTCTCGGCCATCGTGCGCGAGCTGGAAAGCGCGGGCGAAGCTGAAATCTCCTCCGAGACCATCGGCGAGATCGTGATGGAGCACCTGCGCACGCTCGACGACGTCGCCTATGTGCGATTTGCCTCGGTGTACCGCAATTTCCGCGAGGCCAAGGATTTCGAGACCGTGCTGGGCGAGCTCAGCGGCGAAGACGAAGCGCGGCTCGCAGCGTTGCGCAAATGA
- the ribD gene encoding bifunctional diaminohydroxyphosphoribosylaminopyrimidine deaminase/5-amino-6-(5-phosphoribosylamino)uracil reductase RibD, with protein MIFRILEDQVREKYRESQDADRRFMQLALTLGRRGLGRTWPNPAVGAVLVKDGVIVGRGWTQAGGRPHAEPEALRRAGEAACGATLYVTLEPCSHFGRSPPCADAIIAAGVARVVSAIEDPNPEVAGQGHARLRAAGIAVDVGLCAKEAACDHAGHFRRIRDKRPHVVLKLAVSADDKIGAAGGKPLAITGEAARARVHLLRAQCDAILVGIGTVLSDDPLLTCRLPGMAARSPVRVVLDRSLRIPAGSKLVHSARETPLWLVASDLAVAPAAARLEAAGAHVIRVPAAAAPSPGLDLAAVLRALSDKGITRLLVEGGSRVASAFVAADLVDEAWLLRSPDTVGADGVAALDATPLSAITQSPHLKLRASETLSRDTLNVYERV; from the coding sequence ATGATCTTCCGGATCCTGGAAGATCAGGTCAGGGAAAAATATCGGGAGTCGCAGGACGCTGACCGGCGTTTCATGCAGCTTGCGCTGACGCTCGGCCGGCGCGGGCTGGGCCGGACCTGGCCCAATCCGGCGGTCGGCGCGGTGCTGGTCAAGGACGGCGTCATCGTCGGCCGCGGCTGGACGCAGGCGGGCGGCCGCCCGCATGCCGAACCCGAAGCGCTGAGGCGCGCAGGGGAGGCAGCATGTGGCGCCACGCTCTACGTCACCCTCGAGCCGTGCTCGCATTTCGGCAGATCGCCGCCTTGCGCCGATGCCATCATCGCAGCCGGCGTGGCGCGCGTGGTCTCGGCGATCGAGGACCCCAATCCGGAGGTCGCCGGCCAGGGCCATGCGCGGCTGCGCGCGGCCGGGATCGCCGTCGATGTCGGGCTTTGCGCGAAGGAAGCGGCCTGCGATCATGCCGGGCACTTCCGCCGTATCCGCGATAAGCGCCCGCATGTCGTTCTCAAGCTCGCGGTCTCCGCCGACGACAAGATCGGTGCCGCCGGCGGCAAGCCGCTTGCGATCACGGGTGAGGCGGCGCGGGCGCGCGTGCATCTCTTGCGGGCTCAATGCGATGCGATCCTGGTCGGGATCGGCACGGTGCTGTCGGATGATCCGCTTCTGACCTGTCGCCTGCCGGGCATGGCGGCGCGTTCCCCGGTGCGGGTCGTGCTGGACCGGAGCCTGCGCATCCCCGCCGGCTCGAAGCTCGTGCATTCCGCGCGCGAGACGCCGCTCTGGCTCGTCGCGTCGGACCTCGCGGTGGCGCCGGCCGCGGCCCGGCTCGAGGCCGCAGGCGCCCATGTGATCCGGGTTCCGGCCGCGGCCGCACCTTCACCGGGGCTGGACCTTGCCGCGGTGCTGCGGGCCCTCTCGGACAAGGGGATCACACGGCTGCTGGTTGAGGGCGGCAGCCGCGTCGCCTCCGCCTTCGTGGCGGCCGATCTCGTTGACGAAGCCTGGCTGTTGCGGTCGCCGGATACGGTCGGTGCCGACGGTGTGGCTGCGCTGGATGCAACGCCGCTATCGGCGATCACGCAGTCGCCTCACCTGAAACTTCGTGCTAGCGAGACGCTCAGCAGGGATACCCTTAACGTTTACGAGCGCGTCTGA
- a CDS encoding riboflavin synthase gives MFTGIVTDIGEVVGLSPTAQGQLHRLRIACRYDRATIADGASIACNGVCLTVVASGTEGDRTWFDVDAAAETLGMTTAKYWKVGTKLNLERALKIGDELGGHIVAGHADGTATVIIADELPGMFKVGLRVPRALARFIAPKSSVTLDGVSLTVNEVDDTTFTVLIIPHTLEVTIIPGWHVGREVNLEVDLMARYAARLTEMK, from the coding sequence ATGTTCACCGGCATTGTCACCGATATCGGCGAGGTGGTTGGGCTTTCGCCGACCGCGCAGGGCCAGTTGCACCGCTTGCGGATCGCCTGCCGCTACGACCGCGCGACCATCGCCGACGGCGCCTCGATCGCCTGCAACGGCGTCTGTCTCACCGTCGTTGCCTCCGGCACCGAGGGCGACCGCACCTGGTTCGACGTCGATGCGGCGGCCGAAACGCTCGGCATGACCACGGCCAAATACTGGAAGGTCGGAACGAAGCTCAACCTCGAGCGGGCGCTGAAGATCGGCGACGAGCTCGGCGGCCACATCGTCGCCGGCCATGCCGACGGCACCGCGACGGTCATCATCGCCGATGAGCTGCCCGGCATGTTCAAGGTCGGCCTGCGTGTGCCACGCGCGCTGGCGCGGTTCATCGCCCCGAAGAGCTCGGTGACGCTGGACGGCGTATCGCTGACGGTGAACGAGGTCGATGACACCACCTTCACCGTCCTGATCATCCCGCACACGCTTGAGGTCACGATCATTCCCGGCTGGCATGTCGGCCGCGAGGTCAACCTTGAGGTTGACCTGATGGCGCGCTATGCCGCGCGGCTGACCGAAATGAAGTGA
- the ribH gene encoding 6,7-dimethyl-8-ribityllumazine synthase, which yields MADARRAPLQDKTDISGARALIVEARFYDDIQDALLEGAVAELKAAGVAHDVITVPGALEIPAAIVIALEAAEKSGRPYDAAVALGCVIRGDTIHFEIVSMESSRGLMDLSVARKLPLGNGIITVNTEAQAWARARASELNKGGDAARAALAVLRIKRRLAKA from the coding sequence ATGGCAGACGCGCGGCGCGCCCCGCTGCAAGACAAAACCGACATTTCCGGCGCGCGGGCGCTGATCGTCGAGGCGCGCTTCTATGACGATATCCAGGATGCGCTGCTGGAGGGCGCGGTCGCCGAGCTCAAGGCCGCCGGCGTCGCCCATGACGTCATCACGGTGCCCGGCGCGCTCGAAATTCCGGCAGCGATCGTGATTGCGCTGGAGGCCGCGGAAAAAAGCGGCAGGCCCTATGACGCGGCCGTGGCGCTCGGCTGCGTCATCCGTGGCGACACCATCCATTTCGAGATCGTGTCGATGGAATCCTCGCGCGGGCTGATGGATCTCTCGGTGGCGCGCAAGCTGCCGCTCGGCAACGGCATCATCACCGTCAACACCGAGGCGCAGGCCTGGGCGAGGGCGCGCGCCAGCGAGCTCAACAAGGGCGGCGATGCGGCACGCGCGGCACTGGCCGTGCTGCGCATCAAGCGACGACTGGCGAAGGCCTGA
- the nusB gene encoding transcription antitermination factor NusB codes for MAENRKKVEKPPERKANRRGAARLAAVQALYQMDIAGAGINDIFAEFESHWLGNEVEGEKYLPAEAAFFRDVVSGVVRDQARLDPIIDEALSRGWPLKRIDAILRAVLRAGSYELEHRKDVPGRVVVSEYVDVAHAFVEAEETGMVNAVLDQIGRQFRPDEFGRG; via the coding sequence ATGGCCGAGAACAGGAAAAAGGTGGAGAAGCCGCCGGAGCGCAAGGCCAACCGGCGCGGTGCGGCACGGCTCGCCGCCGTGCAAGCGCTCTATCAGATGGATATCGCGGGCGCCGGCATCAACGACATCTTCGCCGAGTTCGAAAGCCACTGGCTCGGCAACGAGGTCGAGGGCGAGAAATATCTGCCGGCGGAAGCGGCCTTCTTCCGCGACGTCGTCTCGGGCGTGGTGCGCGACCAGGCGCGGCTCGACCCCATCATCGACGAGGCGCTGTCGCGCGGCTGGCCGCTGAAGCGGATCGACGCGATCCTGCGGGCTGTGCTGCGGGCCGGCTCCTATGAGCTCGAGCACCGCAAGGACGTGCCCGGCCGCGTCGTGGTGTCCGAATATGTCGATGTCGCGCACGCCTTCGTGGAAGCGGAAGAGACCGGCATGGTGAATGCGGTGCTCGACCAGATTGGTCGCCAGTTCCGCCCTGACGAGTTCGGTCGTGGCTAG
- the thiL gene encoding thiamine-phosphate kinase has translation MASPRASGEDSLIARYFKPIATDAGAFGLVDDAAILKSAGDDLVVTTDAIVEGVHFLPDDPPDTVARKALRVNLSDLAAKGATPAGFVLTLALRSVDDAWLKPFAEALGEDAATFGCPLLGGDTVSTPGPLMISITAFARVAPDKMVRRSGARPGDRLVVTGTIGDAALGLDILNGGAVATALKGDPAGAQMLVSRYRVPQPRNALARALRDNASAAMDVSDGLAGDLAKLCAASGVSAAIDVPSIPLSATAASLFARGAVGMERLITGGDDYEILCAVSEDCHEAFARAAKQAGIAVIAIGTVISGAAAPRFLDAQGKELQLARLSYSHF, from the coding sequence GTGGCTAGCCCGCGCGCATCCGGGGAAGACTCCCTGATCGCGCGCTATTTCAAGCCGATCGCGACCGATGCGGGCGCGTTCGGCCTGGTCGACGATGCGGCGATCCTGAAATCCGCGGGAGACGATCTCGTGGTGACGACGGACGCGATCGTCGAAGGCGTGCATTTCCTGCCAGACGACCCGCCCGACACCGTCGCGCGCAAGGCGCTGCGGGTGAATCTGTCCGATCTCGCCGCCAAGGGCGCGACGCCTGCGGGCTTCGTGCTGACCTTGGCGCTGCGCAGTGTCGATGATGCCTGGCTCAAGCCGTTTGCCGAGGCGCTCGGCGAGGATGCTGCAACATTCGGCTGTCCGCTGCTCGGCGGCGACACGGTTTCCACGCCGGGCCCCCTGATGATTTCGATCACGGCCTTTGCGCGTGTGGCTCCGGACAAGATGGTTCGGCGCAGCGGGGCAAGGCCCGGCGACCGGCTGGTGGTGACGGGGACGATTGGCGACGCCGCGCTCGGTCTCGATATCCTCAACGGCGGGGCGGTTGCCACGGCGCTCAAAGGCGATCCCGCAGGTGCGCAGATGCTGGTCAGCCGCTACCGGGTCCCGCAGCCGCGCAATGCTCTGGCGCGCGCGTTGCGCGATAACGCCAGCGCCGCCATGGACGTCTCGGACGGGCTTGCCGGCGACCTCGCCAAGCTCTGCGCCGCTTCCGGCGTCTCCGCCGCGATCGATGTGCCGAGCATTCCCCTGTCGGCGACCGCGGCCTCGCTGTTCGCGCGCGGGGCGGTCGGCATGGAACGGCTCATCACCGGTGGTGACGACTACGAGATTCTCTGCGCGGTATCAGAGGATTGTCACGAGGCCTTCGCGCGCGCGGCGAAGCAGGCCGGCATCGCCGTGATCGCCATTGGCACCGTGATATCGGGGGCTGCCGCGCCCCGATTCCTCGACGCGCAGGGCAAGGAACTGCAGCTTGCGCGGCTCTCCTACAGCCATTTCTAG